One part of the Oryzias melastigma strain HK-1 linkage group LG21, ASM292280v2, whole genome shotgun sequence genome encodes these proteins:
- the gdf3 gene encoding protein DVR-1: MASLLLLAACLLVVGAFRPQEEMKAQERLFLSSLGLSGRPRPAGNHHLRSQIPPAFWRMFRRSENLQVPEGDPCTVSEYGVRGNIIRYVQDQGRLLSGWSISCQDCVEKQVFFNMTVLQPVELLSLAQLEVNLHWKPLRAAALLQAAPAVSLSLYKVLRSTLRGADPQANRKLLLARSVRLQPEPSPITMDLTSLAEGWRKPGHNYGLVLELRPLVASGEQFSPFDPGNFLPLEPVFTLPLIQASLVAVSLNPHQCRSRQRRSAVHLPVTPSNVCKARRLYIDFKDVGWQDWIIAPQGYMANYCHGECPFPLSESLNGTNHAILQTLVHSLDPQGTPQPGCVPIRLSPISMLYYDNNDNVVLRHYQDMVVDECGCR, from the exons ATGGCGTCTCTGTTGCTGTTAGCGGCGTGTTTGCTCGTTGTTGGAGCCTTTCGACctcaggaggagatgaaggcCCAAGAGCGACTCTTCCTCAGCTCCCTGGGGCTCTCGGGGAGGCCGCGGCCCGCAGGGAACCACCACCTCCGGAGCCAAATTCCCCCCGCTTTCTGGAGGATGTTCCGGAGGTCAGAGAACCTCCAGGTCCCGGAGGGTGACCCATGCACGGTATCCGAATACGGAGTCCGGGGCAACATCATTCGATACGTTCAAGACCAAG GCAGACTCTTGTCTGGCTGGAGCATCAGCTGTCAGGATTGTGTGGAGAAGCAGGTTTTCTTCAACATGACGGTCCTGCAGCCTGTGGAGCTGCTGTCTCTGGCTCAGCTGGAAGTCAACTTGCACTGGAAGCCTCTTAGAGCCGCAGCGCTCCTGCAGGCAGCCCCGGCTGTCAGTTTGTCGCTGTACAAAGTGCTCCGGAGCACGCTGAGGGGAGCTGATCCGCAAGCCAACCGCAAACTCCTGCTGGCGCGGTCGGTCCGGCTGCAGCCCGAACCATCTCCTATCACCATGGACCTCACCTCTCTAGCAGAGGGATGGCGTAAACCGGGACACAATTACGGCTTGGTTTTAGAGTTGCGTCCTCTCGTTGCCTCTGGGGAACAGTTCTCCCCTTTTGACCCTGGCAACTTTCTCCCCTTAGAGCCGGTCTTCACCCTCCCGCTCATCCAGGCCTCTCTGGTGGCCGTATCTCTGAACCCTCATCAGTGTCGCTCCAGGCAGAGGAGAAGTGCCGTCCACCTCCCCGTGACGCCCAGCAACGTGTGCAAGGCTCGCCGCCTCTACATCGACTTTAAAGACGTGGGCTGGCAGGACTGGATCATCGCTCCACAGGGGTACATGGCCAACTACTGCCACGGCGAGTGTCCGTTCCCACTCAGCGAGAGTCTGAACGGCACCAACCACGCCATCCTGCAGACTCTGGTGCACTCCCTGGACCCGCAGGGCACTCCCCAGCCGGGCTGCGTGCCCATCCGCCTGTCGCCGATCTCCATGCTGTACTATGACAACAACGACAACGTGGTGCTGAGACACTATCAAGACATGGTGGTGGACGAATGCGGCTGTAGATGA